One window from the genome of Enterobacter asburiae encodes:
- a CDS encoding GpE family phage tail protein: MADIAVIFHWPPSELYSLSVTELLLWREKALQRSGNHHE, from the coding sequence ATGGCGGATATCGCGGTGATCTTTCACTGGCCGCCGTCAGAACTGTACTCCCTTAGCGTGACCGAACTCCTCTTATGGCGCGAAAAAGCGCTGCAGCGAAGCGGAAACCACCATGAGTAA